In Schistosoma mansoni, WGS project CABG00000000 data, supercontig 0163, strain Puerto Rico, whole genome shotgun sequence, one DNA window encodes the following:
- a CDS encoding MEG-3 (Grail) family, which translates to IKVYDIVVDTVISDAVITPVTKTISTNVYQSVMVVPSLLSHRVRMTVVVLPHTLNCVVSFVVEMLETHFHCVCITAIREMVRETLTNVKQSATKWRDVEFPKQIALCSIKYLLSYVK; encoded by the exons ATTAAGGTGTACGACATTGTGGTGGACACA GTTATCTCGGATGCAGTCATAACG CCAGTAACCAAAACGATTTCGACAAAT GTTTACCAAAGTGTAATG GTAGTCCCCAGCTTACTGAGTCATCGT GTCAGAATGACTGTGGTCGTGTTA CCACACACCCTGAATTGT GTGGTATCGTTTGTGGTGGAA ATGTTGGAGACTCATTTCCACTGT GTTTGTATAACTGCGATCAGGGAA ATGGTTCGGGAAACTTTGACGAAT GTAAAACAAAGTGCTACGAAATGGCGGGACGTTGAATTCCCAAAACAGATTGCTCTTTGTTCTATCAAGTATCTTTTGTCGTACGTTAAATAA